In one window of Skermanella rosea DNA:
- the thiS gene encoding sulfur carrier protein ThiS, giving the protein MTRHIPPHIQVNGQREPLAAPTLDALLRGKGVVPGARGVAVALNGAVVPAGRWADTALAEGDDLEIVRPFSGG; this is encoded by the coding sequence ATGACCCGACATATTCCCCCGCATATCCAGGTGAACGGCCAGCGCGAGCCGCTGGCGGCCCCGACGCTCGACGCCCTGCTGCGCGGGAAGGGGGTGGTTCCCGGAGCCCGCGGCGTCGCCGTCGCGCTGAACGGCGCGGTCGTCCCCGCCGGCCGCTGGGCCGACACCGCCCTGGCCGAAGGCGACGACCTGGAGATCGTCCGCCCCTTCTCCGGCGGCTGA
- the thiG gene encoding thiazole synthase (functions in thiamine (vitamin B1) biosynthesis; in Bacillus subtilis this enzyme catalyzes the formation of thiazole from dehydroxyglycine and 1-deoxy-D-xylulose-5-phosphate and ThiS-thiocarboxylate) — MPHLPDSFEIAGRTLTSRLFIGTAGYPNRQVMLDSITASGAEVVTVSIRRISLEGYAESMVDLLGSDYVLLPNTAGCSTAREAVLTARLAREALDTNWIKLEVIGDRETLHPDVEELRRATEELVADGFTVLPYCNDDPVSCRKLADAGAAAVMPLGSPIGSGLGIANPHAIELICARSSVPVILDAGIGTASDATLAMELGCSAVLLNTAVAKARDPRRMAAAMRSAVEAGHAAREAGRIPKRTYAQASSPQLGLIGT, encoded by the coding sequence ATGCCCCATCTGCCCGATTCCTTCGAAATCGCCGGCCGCACGCTCACCTCCCGCCTGTTCATCGGCACCGCCGGCTATCCGAACCGACAGGTCATGCTCGACTCCATCACGGCGAGCGGCGCCGAGGTGGTCACCGTGTCGATCCGCCGCATCAGCCTGGAAGGCTATGCCGAGAGCATGGTCGACCTGCTGGGATCCGATTACGTCCTGCTGCCCAACACCGCCGGATGCTCGACCGCGCGGGAAGCGGTTCTGACCGCCCGCCTCGCCCGAGAGGCGCTGGACACGAACTGGATCAAGCTGGAGGTGATCGGCGACCGCGAGACCCTCCACCCCGACGTGGAGGAGCTTCGGCGCGCGACCGAGGAGCTGGTCGCCGATGGCTTCACCGTGCTGCCCTACTGCAACGACGATCCGGTGTCCTGCCGGAAGCTGGCCGACGCCGGGGCGGCGGCGGTGATGCCGCTGGGCTCGCCGATCGGTTCCGGCCTGGGCATCGCCAACCCCCACGCGATCGAGCTGATCTGCGCGCGCAGCTCCGTTCCGGTCATCCTGGACGCGGGGATCGGCACCGCCTCGGACGCGACGCTGGCGATGGAGCTGGGGTGCAGCGCCGTGCTGCTGAACACGGCGGTGGCCAAAGCCCGCGACCCGCGCCGCATGGCCGCGGCGATGCGCTCCGCGGTGGAGGCGGGGCACGCCGCCCGGGAGGCCGGCCGCATCCCGAAGCGGACCTACGCCCAGGCCTCCAGCCCGCAGCTCGGGCTGATCGGCACCTGA
- a CDS encoding PP0621 family protein, with translation MLKFLTLVLLIAIVWFGFKFVTRSQAIAKAKREMAARREAGLPRPRPRDAQEMVRCASCGVYVSATKASACGRPDCPYR, from the coding sequence ATGTTGAAGTTCCTCACCCTAGTCCTGCTGATCGCCATCGTGTGGTTCGGCTTCAAGTTCGTGACCCGCTCCCAGGCGATCGCCAAGGCGAAGCGCGAGATGGCGGCCCGCCGCGAGGCCGGGCTGCCCCGCCCGCGTCCCCGCGACGCCCAGGAGATGGTCCGTTGCGCCTCCTGCGGCGTCTACGTGTCGGCTACCAAGGCCAGCGCCTGCGGCCGCCCGGACTGCCCTTACCGGTGA